The Canis aureus isolate CA01 chromosome 24, VMU_Caureus_v.1.0, whole genome shotgun sequence genome includes a window with the following:
- the PRSS55 gene encoding serine protease 55 isoform X2, which yields MLLLSILLLMSQAKGVHVECGKRPIFEGGSQYSRIIGGMEAEVGEFPWQVSIQARNEHFCGGAIINKWWIVTAAHCLISEELLPTDLSVVLGSNDLSSPSLDIKEVASIVLHKDFQKVNMDNDIALLLLASPITFNGQMEPICIPRKPTPSTWHKCWVAGWGQTNSDDKYSMKTELMKVPMIITDWEKCLKAFPKLTKNMLCAGYENESFDACQGDSGGPLACTTESDKTWYLVGIISWGKSCGRKNTPGIYTLLENYTLWIKKVTEMEGRPFNAEEMRGSPNRKQMRSHAAEFPEPGSRRFWLLISLLPYMLLWAIFY from the exons ATGCTTCTGTTATCAATTCTGCTGCTCATGTCTCAAGCCAAGGGTGTACATGTTG AGTGTGGTAAAAGACCCATTTTTGAGGGAGGATCTCAGTATTCCAGAATCATAGGGGGGATGGAGGCTGAGGTGGGTGAGTTTCCATGGCAGGTGAGTATTCAGGCAAGAAATGAACATTTCTGTGGTGGCGCAATCATCAACAAGTGGTGGATTGTCACTGCTGCTCACTGTTTAATTTCTGAAGAGCTACT TCCAACAGACTTGAGTGTTGTGTTGGGAAGCAATGACTTAAGCAGCCCATCCCTGGATATAAAGGAGGTTGCCAGCATAGTTCTTCACAAGGACTTTCAAAAAGTCAACATGGACAATGATATTGCCTTGCTGCTGTTGGCCTCGCCTATCACATTCAATGGACAGATGGAGCCTATCTGCATACCCAGGAAGCCCACCCCCTCCACATGGCACAAATGCTGGGTGGCAGGATGGGGTCAGACTAATAGCG ATGACAAATACTCTATGAAAACTGAGCTGATGAAAGTGCCAATGATCATCACGGATTGGGAAAAATGTTTAAAGGCGTTTCCAAAACTTACCAAGAATATGCTGTGTGCTGGATATGAGAATGAGAGCTTTGATGCTTGCCAG GGTGACAGCGGGGGGCCTCTGGCCTGCACCACAGAGTCTGACAAGACCTGGTACCTGGTAGGCATTATCAGCTGGGGCAAGAGCTGTGGACGGAAGAACACACCAGGGATATACACTTTGTTAGAAAATTACACCCTTTGGATCAAGAAGGTGACTGAGATGGAGGGAAGACCTTTTAATGCTGAGGAAATGAGAGGTTCTCCCAATAGGAAACAAATGAGGTCCCATGCAGCAGAATTTCCAGAGCCAGGAAGCCGCAGATTCTGGCTTCTGATTTCACTTCTGCCCTACATGTTACTCTGGGCCATTTTCTACTGA
- the PRSS55 gene encoding serine protease 55 isoform X1, with translation MLLLSILLLMSQAKGVHVGMWTPLPVARAALPECGKRPIFEGGSQYSRIIGGMEAEVGEFPWQVSIQARNEHFCGGAIINKWWIVTAAHCLISEELLPTDLSVVLGSNDLSSPSLDIKEVASIVLHKDFQKVNMDNDIALLLLASPITFNGQMEPICIPRKPTPSTWHKCWVAGWGQTNSDDKYSMKTELMKVPMIITDWEKCLKAFPKLTKNMLCAGYENESFDACQGDSGGPLACTTESDKTWYLVGIISWGKSCGRKNTPGIYTLLENYTLWIKKVTEMEGRPFNAEEMRGSPNRKQMRSHAAEFPEPGSRRFWLLISLLPYMLLWAIFY, from the exons ATGCTTCTGTTATCAATTCTGCTGCTCATGTCTCAAGCCAAGGGTGTACATGTTGGTATGTGGACTCCTCTTCCAGTGGCCAGAGCAGCTCTCCCAG AGTGTGGTAAAAGACCCATTTTTGAGGGAGGATCTCAGTATTCCAGAATCATAGGGGGGATGGAGGCTGAGGTGGGTGAGTTTCCATGGCAGGTGAGTATTCAGGCAAGAAATGAACATTTCTGTGGTGGCGCAATCATCAACAAGTGGTGGATTGTCACTGCTGCTCACTGTTTAATTTCTGAAGAGCTACT TCCAACAGACTTGAGTGTTGTGTTGGGAAGCAATGACTTAAGCAGCCCATCCCTGGATATAAAGGAGGTTGCCAGCATAGTTCTTCACAAGGACTTTCAAAAAGTCAACATGGACAATGATATTGCCTTGCTGCTGTTGGCCTCGCCTATCACATTCAATGGACAGATGGAGCCTATCTGCATACCCAGGAAGCCCACCCCCTCCACATGGCACAAATGCTGGGTGGCAGGATGGGGTCAGACTAATAGCG ATGACAAATACTCTATGAAAACTGAGCTGATGAAAGTGCCAATGATCATCACGGATTGGGAAAAATGTTTAAAGGCGTTTCCAAAACTTACCAAGAATATGCTGTGTGCTGGATATGAGAATGAGAGCTTTGATGCTTGCCAG GGTGACAGCGGGGGGCCTCTGGCCTGCACCACAGAGTCTGACAAGACCTGGTACCTGGTAGGCATTATCAGCTGGGGCAAGAGCTGTGGACGGAAGAACACACCAGGGATATACACTTTGTTAGAAAATTACACCCTTTGGATCAAGAAGGTGACTGAGATGGAGGGAAGACCTTTTAATGCTGAGGAAATGAGAGGTTCTCCCAATAGGAAACAAATGAGGTCCCATGCAGCAGAATTTCCAGAGCCAGGAAGCCGCAGATTCTGGCTTCTGATTTCACTTCTGCCCTACATGTTACTCTGGGCCATTTTCTACTGA
- the PRSS55 gene encoding serine protease 55 isoform X3, translated as MEAEVGEFPWQVSIQARNEHFCGGAIINKWWIVTAAHCLISEELLPTDLSVVLGSNDLSSPSLDIKEVASIVLHKDFQKVNMDNDIALLLLASPITFNGQMEPICIPRKPTPSTWHKCWVAGWGQTNSDDKYSMKTELMKVPMIITDWEKCLKAFPKLTKNMLCAGYENESFDACQGDSGGPLACTTESDKTWYLVGIISWGKSCGRKNTPGIYTLLENYTLWIKKVTEMEGRPFNAEEMRGSPNRKQMRSHAAEFPEPGSRRFWLLISLLPYMLLWAIFY; from the exons ATGGAGGCTGAGGTGGGTGAGTTTCCATGGCAGGTGAGTATTCAGGCAAGAAATGAACATTTCTGTGGTGGCGCAATCATCAACAAGTGGTGGATTGTCACTGCTGCTCACTGTTTAATTTCTGAAGAGCTACT TCCAACAGACTTGAGTGTTGTGTTGGGAAGCAATGACTTAAGCAGCCCATCCCTGGATATAAAGGAGGTTGCCAGCATAGTTCTTCACAAGGACTTTCAAAAAGTCAACATGGACAATGATATTGCCTTGCTGCTGTTGGCCTCGCCTATCACATTCAATGGACAGATGGAGCCTATCTGCATACCCAGGAAGCCCACCCCCTCCACATGGCACAAATGCTGGGTGGCAGGATGGGGTCAGACTAATAGCG ATGACAAATACTCTATGAAAACTGAGCTGATGAAAGTGCCAATGATCATCACGGATTGGGAAAAATGTTTAAAGGCGTTTCCAAAACTTACCAAGAATATGCTGTGTGCTGGATATGAGAATGAGAGCTTTGATGCTTGCCAG GGTGACAGCGGGGGGCCTCTGGCCTGCACCACAGAGTCTGACAAGACCTGGTACCTGGTAGGCATTATCAGCTGGGGCAAGAGCTGTGGACGGAAGAACACACCAGGGATATACACTTTGTTAGAAAATTACACCCTTTGGATCAAGAAGGTGACTGAGATGGAGGGAAGACCTTTTAATGCTGAGGAAATGAGAGGTTCTCCCAATAGGAAACAAATGAGGTCCCATGCAGCAGAATTTCCAGAGCCAGGAAGCCGCAGATTCTGGCTTCTGATTTCACTTCTGCCCTACATGTTACTCTGGGCCATTTTCTACTGA